In Zingiber officinale cultivar Zhangliang chromosome 6A, Zo_v1.1, whole genome shotgun sequence, a single genomic region encodes these proteins:
- the LOC121998443 gene encoding 60S ribosomal protein L7a-2-like → MAPKRGEKVSVPAKKKHEKVVNPLFEKRPKQFGIGGAIPPKKDLKRFVKWPKVVRIQRQKRILKQRLKVPPALNQFTRTLDSNLARNLFKLLLKYRPEDRAAKKERLLMRAQAEAEGKTVESKKPIVVKYGLNHVTYLIEQNKAQLVVIAHDVDPIELVVWLPALCRKMEIPYCIIKGKSRLGAIVHKKTASVLCLTTVKNEDKLEFSKILEAIKANFNDKFDEIRRKWGGGVMGSKSQAKAKAKEKLLAKEAVQRMT, encoded by the exons CCAAAAAGAGGTGAGAAGGTGTCTgttcctgcgaagaagaaacat GAGAAGGTTGTGAATCCTCTGTTTGAGAAGCGTCCGAAACAGTTTGGAATCGGAGGAGCAATACCACCGAAGAAGGATCTGAAAAGGTTCGTGAAATGGCCGAAGGTTGTCAGGATCCAGAGGCAGAAAAGGATACTGAAGCAGCGGTTGAAGGTTCCTCCGGCTCTGAACCAGTTCACGCGGACTTTGGATAGCAACCTCG CGAGAAATCTTTTTAAATTGCTTTTGAAGTACAGGCCTGAAGATCGAGCTGCAAAGAAGGAAAGGCTTCTTATGAGGGCACAAGCTGAGGCAGAGGGAAAGACTGTTGAGTCGAAGAAACCAATTGTCGTGAAGTATGGGCTCAATCATGTCACTTACCTTATCGAACAG AACAAGGCCCAGTTGGTTGTGATCGCGCATGATGTGGACCCAATTGAGCTTGTTGTTTGGTTGCCTGCCTTGTGCAGGAAGATGGAAATTCCCTACTGTATTATCAAAGGGAAATCCCGTCTTGGAGCG ATCGTCCATAAGAAAACTGCATCAGTTTTGTGTCTGACTACTGTTAAGAACGAAGACAAATTGGAATTTAGCAAAATCCTTGAAGCTATCAAG GCCAACTTCAACGACAAATTTGATGAGATCAGGAGGAAGTGGGGTGGTGGAGTCATGGGCTCCAAATCCCAGGCTAAAGCAAAGGCCAAAGAGAAGCTGCTAGCAAAGGAAGCTGTTCAGAGAATGACCTAG
- the LOC121998447 gene encoding peptidyl-prolyl cis-trans isomerase CYP40-like isoform X2 codes for METERRDADSSATAEGKRNPRCYMDVSIGGEMEGRIVVELFADVVPRTAENFRALCTGERGIGPNTGVPLHFKGSCFHRIIKGFMIQGGDISAGDGTGGESIYGLKFEDENFIIKHERKGMLSMANSGSNTNGSQFFITTTRTSHIDGKHVVFGKVLKGMGVVRSIEHTPVGDADYPTMDVVITDCGELPEDADDGVTNFFKDGDSYPDWPIDVDDKPTEVSWWMNAVEAAKIFGNNYFKKQDYKMALRKYRKALRYLDVCWEKEEINEEKSSLLRKTKSIILTNSSACKLKLGDLKGALLDADFAIRERENNAKAYFRQGQAHTALNDVDAAVESFRKALELEPTDGGIKKELAAAKKKIADRRDQERKAYSRMFQTSAKSDASTEVIQMIKLSEKSALNSVDEYLSTFPIFASNVLIKV; via the exons ATGGAGACGGAGAGGCGCGATGCGGACTCCTCGGCGACGGCGGAGGGGAAGAGGAATCCTCGGTGTTACATGGACGTCAGCATCGGCGGGGAGATGGAGGGGCGGATCGTGGTGGAGCTCTTCGCCGACGTGGTTCCGAGGACGGCGGAGAACTTTAGGGCGCTATGCACCGGGGAGAGGGGCATCGGTCCCAACACAGGCGTTCCGCTCCACTTCAAG GGATCATGTTTTCATCGGATTATAAAGGGTTTCATGATTCAAGGAGGAGATATATCTGCTGGTGATGGAACTGGAGGAGAATCCATTTACGGacttaagtttgaggatgaaaatttcataataaaacatgaaagaAAAGGAATGCTCTCAATGGCCAATTCTGGTTCTAACACAAACGGGTCTCAATTCTTTATTACTACAACTCGAACATCTCATATAGATGGAAAACATGTTGTTTTCGGGAAGGTGCTTAAGGGCATGGGAGTGGTTCGTTCAATTGAGCACACTCCTGTTGGTGATGCTGATTATCCTACCATGGATGTCGTGATTACGGACTGTGGAGAACTTCCTGAGGATGCTGATGATGGTGTAACAAATTTTTTCAAAGATGGCGACTCGTACCCTGATTGGCCAATTGATGTAGATGACAAGCCAACTGAGGTTTCTTGGTGGATGAATGCTGTGGAGGCTGCCAAAATATTTGGAAACAATTATTTCAAG AAACAAGATTACAAGATGGCGCTTAGAAAATACAGGAAAGCTTTGCGCTACTTGGATGTATGCTGGGAAAAAGAAGAGATCAATGAAG AGAAGAGTTCATTGTTGAGGAAGACAAAGTCCATCATATTGACAAATAGTTCT GCTTGCAAGTTAAAGTTAGGAGATTTGAAAGGTGCTCTATTAGATGCCGACTTTGCAATACGGGAGAGAGAGAATAATGCAAAAGCTTATTTCCGGCAAGGGCAG GCGCACACAGCACTTAACGATGTGGATGCTGCTGTTGAGAGCTTCAGAAAAGCCTTAGAGTTGGAGCCCACTGATG GGGGCATAAAGAAGGAGCTTGCAGCTGCAAAAAAGAAg ATTGCTGATAGGCGAGATCAGGAACGGAAGGCTTACTCCAGAATGTTCCAGACCTCTGCCAAGTCGGATGCTTCAACTGAGGTGATCCAAAT GATAAAATTGTCTGAAAAGTCTGCTCTGAATTCTGTGGACGAATATCTTAGTACATTTCCTATATTTGCTTCAAATGTTTTGATCAAAGTTTAG
- the LOC121998447 gene encoding peptidyl-prolyl cis-trans isomerase CYP40-like isoform X3, protein METERRDADSSATAEGKRNPRCYMDVSIGGEMEGRIVVELFADVVPRTAENFRALCTGERGIGPNTGVPLHFKGSCFHRIIKGFMIQGGDISAGDGTGGESIYGLKFEDENFIIKHERKGMLSMANSGSNTNGSQFFITTTRTSHIDGKHVVFGKVLKGMGVVRSIEHTPVGDADYPTMDVVITDCGELPEDADDGVTNFFKDGDSYPDWPIDVDDKPTEVSWWMNAVEAAKIFGNNYFKKQDYKMALRKYRKALRYLDVCWEKEEINEEKSSLLRKTKSIILTNSSACKLKLGDLKGALLDADFAIRERENNAKAYFRQGQAHTALNDVDAAVESFRKALELEPTDGGIKKELAAAKKKIADRRDQERKAYSRMFQTSAKSDASTEDKIV, encoded by the exons ATGGAGACGGAGAGGCGCGATGCGGACTCCTCGGCGACGGCGGAGGGGAAGAGGAATCCTCGGTGTTACATGGACGTCAGCATCGGCGGGGAGATGGAGGGGCGGATCGTGGTGGAGCTCTTCGCCGACGTGGTTCCGAGGACGGCGGAGAACTTTAGGGCGCTATGCACCGGGGAGAGGGGCATCGGTCCCAACACAGGCGTTCCGCTCCACTTCAAG GGATCATGTTTTCATCGGATTATAAAGGGTTTCATGATTCAAGGAGGAGATATATCTGCTGGTGATGGAACTGGAGGAGAATCCATTTACGGacttaagtttgaggatgaaaatttcataataaaacatgaaagaAAAGGAATGCTCTCAATGGCCAATTCTGGTTCTAACACAAACGGGTCTCAATTCTTTATTACTACAACTCGAACATCTCATATAGATGGAAAACATGTTGTTTTCGGGAAGGTGCTTAAGGGCATGGGAGTGGTTCGTTCAATTGAGCACACTCCTGTTGGTGATGCTGATTATCCTACCATGGATGTCGTGATTACGGACTGTGGAGAACTTCCTGAGGATGCTGATGATGGTGTAACAAATTTTTTCAAAGATGGCGACTCGTACCCTGATTGGCCAATTGATGTAGATGACAAGCCAACTGAGGTTTCTTGGTGGATGAATGCTGTGGAGGCTGCCAAAATATTTGGAAACAATTATTTCAAG AAACAAGATTACAAGATGGCGCTTAGAAAATACAGGAAAGCTTTGCGCTACTTGGATGTATGCTGGGAAAAAGAAGAGATCAATGAAG AGAAGAGTTCATTGTTGAGGAAGACAAAGTCCATCATATTGACAAATAGTTCT GCTTGCAAGTTAAAGTTAGGAGATTTGAAAGGTGCTCTATTAGATGCCGACTTTGCAATACGGGAGAGAGAGAATAATGCAAAAGCTTATTTCCGGCAAGGGCAG GCGCACACAGCACTTAACGATGTGGATGCTGCTGTTGAGAGCTTCAGAAAAGCCTTAGAGTTGGAGCCCACTGATG GGGGCATAAAGAAGGAGCTTGCAGCTGCAAAAAAGAAg ATTGCTGATAGGCGAGATCAGGAACGGAAGGCTTACTCCAGAATGTTCCAGACCTCTGCCAAGTCGGATGCTTCAACTGAG
- the LOC121998447 gene encoding peptidyl-prolyl cis-trans isomerase CYP40-like isoform X1, giving the protein METERRDADSSATAEGKRNPRCYMDVSIGGEMEGRIVVELFADVVPRTAENFRALCTGERGIGPNTGVPLHFKGSCFHRIIKGFMIQGGDISAGDGTGGESIYGLKFEDENFIIKHERKGMLSMANSGSNTNGSQFFITTTRTSHIDGKHVVFGKVLKGMGVVRSIEHTPVGDADYPTMDVVITDCGELPEDADDGVTNFFKDGDSYPDWPIDVDDKPTEVSWWMNAVEAAKIFGNNYFKKQDYKMALRKYRKALRYLDVCWEKEEINEEKSSLLRKTKSIILTNSSACKLKLGDLKGALLDADFAIRERENNAKAYFRQGQAHTALNDVDAAVESFRKALELEPTDGGIKKELAAAKKKIADRRDQERKAYSRMFQTSAKSDASTEVIQMIKLSEKSALNSVDEFLSTFPIFASNVLINPSISMEPALRGQLR; this is encoded by the exons ATGGAGACGGAGAGGCGCGATGCGGACTCCTCGGCGACGGCGGAGGGGAAGAGGAATCCTCGGTGTTACATGGACGTCAGCATCGGCGGGGAGATGGAGGGGCGGATCGTGGTGGAGCTCTTCGCCGACGTGGTTCCGAGGACGGCGGAGAACTTTAGGGCGCTATGCACCGGGGAGAGGGGCATCGGTCCCAACACAGGCGTTCCGCTCCACTTCAAG GGATCATGTTTTCATCGGATTATAAAGGGTTTCATGATTCAAGGAGGAGATATATCTGCTGGTGATGGAACTGGAGGAGAATCCATTTACGGacttaagtttgaggatgaaaatttcataataaaacatgaaagaAAAGGAATGCTCTCAATGGCCAATTCTGGTTCTAACACAAACGGGTCTCAATTCTTTATTACTACAACTCGAACATCTCATATAGATGGAAAACATGTTGTTTTCGGGAAGGTGCTTAAGGGCATGGGAGTGGTTCGTTCAATTGAGCACACTCCTGTTGGTGATGCTGATTATCCTACCATGGATGTCGTGATTACGGACTGTGGAGAACTTCCTGAGGATGCTGATGATGGTGTAACAAATTTTTTCAAAGATGGCGACTCGTACCCTGATTGGCCAATTGATGTAGATGACAAGCCAACTGAGGTTTCTTGGTGGATGAATGCTGTGGAGGCTGCCAAAATATTTGGAAACAATTATTTCAAG AAACAAGATTACAAGATGGCGCTTAGAAAATACAGGAAAGCTTTGCGCTACTTGGATGTATGCTGGGAAAAAGAAGAGATCAATGAAG AGAAGAGTTCATTGTTGAGGAAGACAAAGTCCATCATATTGACAAATAGTTCT GCTTGCAAGTTAAAGTTAGGAGATTTGAAAGGTGCTCTATTAGATGCCGACTTTGCAATACGGGAGAGAGAGAATAATGCAAAAGCTTATTTCCGGCAAGGGCAG GCGCACACAGCACTTAACGATGTGGATGCTGCTGTTGAGAGCTTCAGAAAAGCCTTAGAGTTGGAGCCCACTGATG GGGGCATAAAGAAGGAGCTTGCAGCTGCAAAAAAGAAg ATTGCTGATAGGCGAGATCAGGAACGGAAGGCTTACTCCAGAATGTTCCAGACCTCTGCCAAGTCGGATGCTTCAACTGAGGTGATCCAAAT
- the LOC121998444 gene encoding uncharacterized protein LOC121998444 isoform X2 produces the protein MAAPVSTALWATRYSALLLASSAHLRFPFGPARTRQHLIRRFRPFTAMAAASTSTSYLPDAAEKVTSPYGSWKSPITADVVSSSGKKLGGLAVAGDGRLVWIETRPDEGGRAVLVKESASIEEKPMDIIPPEFASRTLAQEYGGGDFAVLDDTVIFSNYKDQRLYKLTIGSSAPIPITPDYGGTLVCFADGSYDPHFNRYLTVMEDHRKGSLNNPSTIIASIDLNAINIDEPKELVVGNDFYAFPRVDPNGKRMAWIEWSHPNMPWDKAELWVGYFSENGHLSNRICVAGGDPSIVESPTEPKWSPKGELFFVTDRGSGFWNLYKWDEKKNEVIAIYSLDAEFTKPLWVFGISSYDFVWKDGESSKIICTYRQNGSSYLGILDYGTNWFSLLDIHLTDIGNLVSRGSCLYVEGASAAHPLSIVKVNLDVNQSNATKSSVLWSSSPDATKYDSYFSSPEVIEFPTEHPGQNAYAYFYPPSSPTYKASVDEKPPLLLQSHGGPTSETSSGLDLKIQYWTSRGWAFVDVNYGGSTGYGRAYRERLLGQWGIVDVNDCCSCAKFLVESGKVDGERLCVTGGSAGGYTTLASLVFKETFKAGASLYGVADLSLLRAETHKFESHYVDNLVGDEKAYLERSPINHVDKFNCPVILFQGLDDKVVPPDQARTIHKALKDKGLPVALVEYEGEQHGFRKAENIKFTLEQEMVFFARLVGHFEVADPIIPIKIDNFDD, from the exons ATGGCAGCGCCCGTTTCGACGGCTCTCTGGGCCACTCGGTACTCTGCGCTGTTGCTCGCCTCCTCTGCCCATCTTCGCTTCCCGTTCGGACCCGCACGCACGAGGCAACACCTGATCCGGCGCTTTCGACCTTTCACTGCCATGGCCGCTGCGTCGACCTCGACTTCGTACCTTCCCGACGCCGCCGAGAAGGTTACTTCGCCTTATGGCTCTTGGAAGTCCCCGATTACCGCCGACGTCGTCTCCAGTTCTGGCAAGAAGCTCGGAGGCCTGGCCGTCGCCGGAGACGGCCGGCTTGTTTGGATCGAGACTCGACCCGACGAAGGAGG GCGAGCTGTGCTTGTTAAGGAATCAGCAAGTATAGAAGAAAAACCAATGGATATCATACCTCCAGAGTTTGCATCAAGGACATTGGCCCAAGAGTATGGCGGCGGCGATTTTGCTGTACTGGACGATACAGTTATTTTTTCAAACTACAAGGATCAACGGTTATACAAATTAACTATTGGAA GTTCTGCACCAATTCCAATTACCCCCGACTATGGTGGGACTTTAGTCTGTTTTGCTGATGGAAGTTATGATCCTCACTTCAATCGCTATCTTACTGTCATGGAAG ATCACCGAAAAGGTAGCTTAAACAACCCCAGTACTATAATTGCTTCTATAGATCTGAATGCGATAAATATTGATG AACCAAAGGAACTGGTCGTTGGCAATGATTTCTATGCCTTTCCGCGGGTAGATCCAAATGGAAAGAGAATGGCATGGATAGAGTGGAGCCATCCTAACATGCCTTGGGACAAAGCTGAACTTTGGGTTGGGTATTTCTCTGAGAATGG ACATCTGTCCAACCGGATATGTGTTGCTGGTGGCGATCCTTCAATAGTTGAATCTCCAACTGAACCCAAATGGTCACCCAAAG GGGAGTTGTTCTTCGTTACTGATCGGGGAAGCGGTTTCTGGAACTTATACAAATGG GATGAAAAGAAAAATGAAGTGATAGCTATTTATTCTTTGGATGCTGAATTTACCAAGCCACTCTGGGTATTTGGCATCAGTTCATATGATTTTGTTTGGAAAGatggggagagtagcaaaattaTCTGCACTTACAG ACAGAATGGGAGCTCATACCTTGGAATCTTGGATTATGGTACAAATTGGTTCTCATTGCTTGATATTCACCTTACTGATATTGGAAATTTA GTTAGTCGTGGCTCTTGTTTATATGTTGAAGGGGCATCTGCAGCCCATCCACTGTCAATTGTCAAG GTGAACCTGGATGTGAACCAATCAAATGCAACAAAATCTTCAGTACTTTGGTCTTCCTCCCCAGATGCAACAAAATATGATTCATACTTCAGCTCTCCAGAAGTTATTGAGTTTCCAACTGAGCATCCTGGTCAGAATGCTTATGCATACTTTTACCCTCCTTCAAGTCCCACCTACAAAGCATCCGTAGATGAAAAACCACCATTATTGCTTCAAAGCCATG GAGGGCCCACAAGTGAAACAAGTTCTGGACTGGATCTTAAAATCCAGTATTGGACCAGTCGAGGCTGGGCTTTTGTCGATGTCAACTACGGAGGAAGTACTG GTTATGGGAGAGCATACCGAGAAAGACTTCTAGGACAGTGGGGTATTGTTGATGTCAATGATTGTTGCAGCTGTGCTAAGTTTCTA GTAGAAAGCGGGAAGGTTGATGGAGAACGACTTTGTGTAACTGGAGGATCAGCTGGTGGATACACCACATTAGCTTCTCTTGTTTTTAAAGAGACGTTTAAAGCTGGTGCTTCTCTGTATGGG GTAGCCGATTTGTCTCTTTTGAGGGCAGAAACTCACAAGTTTGAATCCCACTACGTTGATAATCTTGTTG GAGATGAGAAGGCTTATCTGGAACGGTCTCCCATTAACCATGTCGATAAGTTTAACTGCCCAGTGATTTTGTTCCAAGGCTTAGATGATAAG GTTGTGCCACCTGATCAGGCTCGTACGATACACAAGGCTCTCAAGGACAAGGGCTTGCCTGTTGCTTTAGTTGAATACGAAGGAGAACAGCATGGGTTCAGAAAG GCCGAGAACATCAAATTCACACTGGAACAAGAGATGGTATTCTTTGCTCGTTTAGTTGGGCACTTCGAAGTTGCAGATCCTATTATTCCGATCAAAATTGATAACTTTGATGATTAG
- the LOC121998444 gene encoding uncharacterized protein LOC121998444 isoform X1 has protein sequence MAAPVSTALWATRYSALLLASSAHLRFPFGPARTRQHLIRRFRPFTAMAAASTSTSYLPDAAEKVTSPYGSWKSPITADVVSSSGKKLGGLAVAGDGRLVWIETRPDEGGRAVLVKESASIEEKPMDIIPPEFASRTLAQEYGGGDFAVLDDTVIFSNYKDQRLYKLTIGTGSAPIPITPDYGGTLVCFADGSYDPHFNRYLTVMEDHRKGSLNNPSTIIASIDLNAINIDEPKELVVGNDFYAFPRVDPNGKRMAWIEWSHPNMPWDKAELWVGYFSENGHLSNRICVAGGDPSIVESPTEPKWSPKGELFFVTDRGSGFWNLYKWDEKKNEVIAIYSLDAEFTKPLWVFGISSYDFVWKDGESSKIICTYRQNGSSYLGILDYGTNWFSLLDIHLTDIGNLVSRGSCLYVEGASAAHPLSIVKVNLDVNQSNATKSSVLWSSSPDATKYDSYFSSPEVIEFPTEHPGQNAYAYFYPPSSPTYKASVDEKPPLLLQSHGGPTSETSSGLDLKIQYWTSRGWAFVDVNYGGSTGYGRAYRERLLGQWGIVDVNDCCSCAKFLVESGKVDGERLCVTGGSAGGYTTLASLVFKETFKAGASLYGVADLSLLRAETHKFESHYVDNLVGDEKAYLERSPINHVDKFNCPVILFQGLDDKVVPPDQARTIHKALKDKGLPVALVEYEGEQHGFRKAENIKFTLEQEMVFFARLVGHFEVADPIIPIKIDNFDD, from the exons ATGGCAGCGCCCGTTTCGACGGCTCTCTGGGCCACTCGGTACTCTGCGCTGTTGCTCGCCTCCTCTGCCCATCTTCGCTTCCCGTTCGGACCCGCACGCACGAGGCAACACCTGATCCGGCGCTTTCGACCTTTCACTGCCATGGCCGCTGCGTCGACCTCGACTTCGTACCTTCCCGACGCCGCCGAGAAGGTTACTTCGCCTTATGGCTCTTGGAAGTCCCCGATTACCGCCGACGTCGTCTCCAGTTCTGGCAAGAAGCTCGGAGGCCTGGCCGTCGCCGGAGACGGCCGGCTTGTTTGGATCGAGACTCGACCCGACGAAGGAGG GCGAGCTGTGCTTGTTAAGGAATCAGCAAGTATAGAAGAAAAACCAATGGATATCATACCTCCAGAGTTTGCATCAAGGACATTGGCCCAAGAGTATGGCGGCGGCGATTTTGCTGTACTGGACGATACAGTTATTTTTTCAAACTACAAGGATCAACGGTTATACAAATTAACTATTGGAA CAGGTTCTGCACCAATTCCAATTACCCCCGACTATGGTGGGACTTTAGTCTGTTTTGCTGATGGAAGTTATGATCCTCACTTCAATCGCTATCTTACTGTCATGGAAG ATCACCGAAAAGGTAGCTTAAACAACCCCAGTACTATAATTGCTTCTATAGATCTGAATGCGATAAATATTGATG AACCAAAGGAACTGGTCGTTGGCAATGATTTCTATGCCTTTCCGCGGGTAGATCCAAATGGAAAGAGAATGGCATGGATAGAGTGGAGCCATCCTAACATGCCTTGGGACAAAGCTGAACTTTGGGTTGGGTATTTCTCTGAGAATGG ACATCTGTCCAACCGGATATGTGTTGCTGGTGGCGATCCTTCAATAGTTGAATCTCCAACTGAACCCAAATGGTCACCCAAAG GGGAGTTGTTCTTCGTTACTGATCGGGGAAGCGGTTTCTGGAACTTATACAAATGG GATGAAAAGAAAAATGAAGTGATAGCTATTTATTCTTTGGATGCTGAATTTACCAAGCCACTCTGGGTATTTGGCATCAGTTCATATGATTTTGTTTGGAAAGatggggagagtagcaaaattaTCTGCACTTACAG ACAGAATGGGAGCTCATACCTTGGAATCTTGGATTATGGTACAAATTGGTTCTCATTGCTTGATATTCACCTTACTGATATTGGAAATTTA GTTAGTCGTGGCTCTTGTTTATATGTTGAAGGGGCATCTGCAGCCCATCCACTGTCAATTGTCAAG GTGAACCTGGATGTGAACCAATCAAATGCAACAAAATCTTCAGTACTTTGGTCTTCCTCCCCAGATGCAACAAAATATGATTCATACTTCAGCTCTCCAGAAGTTATTGAGTTTCCAACTGAGCATCCTGGTCAGAATGCTTATGCATACTTTTACCCTCCTTCAAGTCCCACCTACAAAGCATCCGTAGATGAAAAACCACCATTATTGCTTCAAAGCCATG GAGGGCCCACAAGTGAAACAAGTTCTGGACTGGATCTTAAAATCCAGTATTGGACCAGTCGAGGCTGGGCTTTTGTCGATGTCAACTACGGAGGAAGTACTG GTTATGGGAGAGCATACCGAGAAAGACTTCTAGGACAGTGGGGTATTGTTGATGTCAATGATTGTTGCAGCTGTGCTAAGTTTCTA GTAGAAAGCGGGAAGGTTGATGGAGAACGACTTTGTGTAACTGGAGGATCAGCTGGTGGATACACCACATTAGCTTCTCTTGTTTTTAAAGAGACGTTTAAAGCTGGTGCTTCTCTGTATGGG GTAGCCGATTTGTCTCTTTTGAGGGCAGAAACTCACAAGTTTGAATCCCACTACGTTGATAATCTTGTTG GAGATGAGAAGGCTTATCTGGAACGGTCTCCCATTAACCATGTCGATAAGTTTAACTGCCCAGTGATTTTGTTCCAAGGCTTAGATGATAAG GTTGTGCCACCTGATCAGGCTCGTACGATACACAAGGCTCTCAAGGACAAGGGCTTGCCTGTTGCTTTAGTTGAATACGAAGGAGAACAGCATGGGTTCAGAAAG GCCGAGAACATCAAATTCACACTGGAACAAGAGATGGTATTCTTTGCTCGTTTAGTTGGGCACTTCGAAGTTGCAGATCCTATTATTCCGATCAAAATTGATAACTTTGATGATTAG